GGTATCAGTTTCTTTAAATTGTTTAAAATCAGCAATTAATCTTATCGAGGTAGTTGTCTTGATACCTGTGTCATCTGATTTTTAGCTAAATTGCGCAATCAAAGATTACTATGTTAAGCGTATACAACGTATTTTTTCGCGAGTTTTTCGTTTGTTTGAGCATGCGCAGTAAGGAACAATGACTCGAGGTATAATTTTGGCTTCCTTATTACCTTGAATAGTGGTGACCGACTCCGAGGACGCAGCACCAGCCATATATGAAGTACAAGCTGACCAAGAGGCTGCGTAAGTGCTTCCAACTAGCATTTCTATGGGCAGCACCAACCAAGGGTTAGCAAGCAAAGAGTACAGTGTAAAAGCTATTCCATATGATATCAGAGAAAAAATCATGATCTTAATTTGTCCAACAGCCTTTATAAGGCTGCCAGCAACGAAAAATGTCAATAAATCGAACGTACTTCGACATATCACTGCCACACCCATAAGAGTCTTTGTCGCCCCTAGGTCCTCAAGAAACCAATTGAGGAAACTATGAGACATTCCGTGACCAACTCCCATGAAGCATGCAGCAGCAAGGCACGAGCCGTAGTGAATGTTGCAGAGTGCTGCTAACACACTTGCATGAGTCGTGTCTGTTTCTTTATATTTAAATTTAAAAGTCGTTGATATGAATAACGTCGCTATCATTAACAACGCAAACACGCAAAAACAAATCATGTAATCTGTGTACGGATCACCGCAAACAACGTGCCGCGATCTCTCCAAGAGAACTCCAACGAAGAACGAAGACAAGCCGAAACCAAGCGAACCCCATAATCGTTGTTTTCCGTAGTATCGTCGTTCTTCGCCCAGGTGCTCGAGTAACGATGCGTCAGCTAGTGTTGTTGAAGGCGCCTCCAGAAATTCTCCAACCACAACAAGGACAAGAAGAATCGTGAAAATCCTCCTCAGTTCAAAGGAATTTGTTTTTAACAAATTTGTCATCCATATTTTTGAACGCGAATCCAATTTTTTATCAAGATGGGCTTGTGTCGCTTTTGATTCTTCCATGATATTAATCtcaggtttttctttcatgTCGAGTTTTCCAGAGTCCATACTCGGCTGAAAACTCTGAGATATATTATAAAAAGTTTGATTTAAACTGTTCTCAGCTGATCCTTCGTAACGCTCGTCGGGGATGTTTCGAACGAAACCAGGCAAAGAgttaaaatttttgttaaaCCCGTTCTCAAGGACTCTTATTAGTTGTGATCGATCCTTTGCATTTGTTACGTCATTTCCTGAAGTAGAACTTCCAAATGCCATCAACCCAGAGCCGCCTGATGACTCTGCGTTTGCTAATCCATCGCTGTCTAATTCGTCTTTTAGTGAGTTATTGTCTTTCCATGTTGACCCGTTGGGTGAAGTGGTGTCACCTGCTGGCAATACCGCCGAGCCACTATGCACAACAAATGTAGGTTTCTCCTTGAAATCATGAAATTTCTTCGAATCGCCATCATTTGAGAAATTCTCGCTTTCATCGTTGACGGGAATATGGAGAGATGGTTTATGCACGACGAATGAGGATTGATTCGATGAAAAGTGTACTGGGCTCACTTCTTCATTCTTTCCCAGGACAAACGTGCCTTGCTCGGTCTCAAAGTTAGGACTTTTTAATCCCCCGATCTTCAAAAATTTGTCCTCTAGCTGCAACAACTTTTCCTTAGAGATAGTACCAGTTGGCTCATTGCTTATTTCTTTCAATATATCAGATATGTTTGGATGTGAGGTCTTGTACGCTGGTTGTAATCCATGCATCTGAGAAACAAATTTCGTCAGATTCTCCGCTGTGATATTTTTGTTCCCGATGTTGTCTTTCGGTGAAGAATCTCCAACATTTTTATTAACACCTTGCGGaatgaaaattcttgaaaactcaATAACAACGGGCGGCGACCCTTTACTTTCCCTTCGCTTGTCAAAAGtcgaattttgatttttgcctTCCTTTGCAGGTGTTGCTAAATTAGACGTCAAGTTTTCTTTGATTACTTTGcttgtcattaatttttctcGAGGTTTTCCTGAACTGGATTCACGCTGTTCCTGAGCTTTCTGTATAAACTTGTTCGATGGAattttttgtccattttcttgGTCCTGTGATTTAATGCCAGCGTAAAAAC
The nucleotide sequence above comes from Acropora muricata isolate sample 2 chromosome 12, ASM3666990v1, whole genome shotgun sequence. Encoded proteins:
- the LOC136892633 gene encoding uncharacterized protein; amino-acid sequence: MPDQPWFRVNRDLLVYKAFYFFFLSGFGSIFPYLPVYFRQIGLPASQVGLLLGLRPIVQFASAPFWAIMADKYRKRKSVLVMSVLSWLIMTLTLAFVEPTNEICEIRQGNATHKHIVNYTKVKTGFFRRSIWHQAEVNTNMGEKHVDVVPIHIKSHNSKLSKILPRVNRPVITTKLNITQRQSTKGFESVNRNRTTFAPRKTSLHSFPRTPNEQQNDRLFQNSYSVPKNLEMNSKALISKDKTLRQRFDNTQEPRFKTIKNLTFHGKSIQNDSPWNENILSKHISRFYAGIKSQDQENGQKIPSNKFIQKAQEQRESSSGKPREKLMTSKVIKENLTSNLATPAKEGKNQNSTFDKRRESKGSPPVVIEFSRIFIPQGVNKNVGDSSPKDNIGNKNITAENLTKFVSQMHGLQPAYKTSHPNISDILKEISNEPTGTISKEKLLQLEDKFLKIGGLKSPNFETEQGTFVLGKNEEVSPVHFSSNQSSFVVHKPSLHIPVNDESENFSNDGDSKKFHDFKEKPTFVVHSGSAVLPAGDTTSPNGSTWKDNNSLKDELDSDGLANAESSGGSGLMAFGSSTSGNDVTNAKDRSQLIRVLENGFNKNFNSLPGFVRNIPDERYEGSAENSLNQTFYNISQSFQPSMDSGKLDMKEKPEINIMEESKATQAHLDKKLDSRSKIWMTNLLKTNSFELRRIFTILLVLVVVGEFLEAPSTTLADASLLEHLGEERRYYGKQRLWGSLGFGLSSFFVGVLLERSRHVVCGDPYTDYMICFCVFALLMIATLFISTTFKFKYKETDTTHASVLAALCNIHYGSCLAAACFMGVGHGMSHSFLNWFLEDLGATKTLMGVAVICRSTFDLLTFFVAGSLIKAVGQIKIMIFSLISYGIAFTLYSLLANPWLVLPIEMLVGSTYAASWSACTSYMAGAASSESVTTIQGVLQGVYWGLGTGSGTIAGGFLIHHIGAVATFRCVACCAFVVCVLFCLAQFRWTKETAESRHLDFEYTYLPSVELKDTEELLRGYRVSKTLKSKQDISRNY